Proteins encoded together in one Campylobacter peloridis LMG 23910 window:
- the nrdG gene encoding anaerobic ribonucleoside-triphosphate reductase activating protein produces the protein MQELNTIFLRLAGVIKESIVDGYGLRYVIFTQGCPHHCKGCHNPQTHDFNKGYLQDLASLYDEICKNPLLQGVTFSGGEPFMQAKNLSILAKHIKALGLDLTIYTGFTYEKLLQDQAMKELLILADVLIDGKFILEQKDLSLKFKGSKNQRIIDVAKSLVQGEIVLFEK, from the coding sequence ATGCAAGAATTAAACACGATTTTTCTTAGATTAGCTGGTGTTATAAAAGAATCCATAGTCGATGGTTATGGTTTGCGTTATGTGATTTTTACTCAAGGTTGCCCTCATCATTGCAAGGGTTGTCATAATCCACAAACCCATGATTTTAACAAAGGATACTTGCAAGATTTAGCAAGTTTATATGATGAAATTTGTAAAAATCCTTTGCTTCAAGGCGTTACTTTTAGTGGTGGAGAGCCCTTTATGCAAGCAAAAAATTTAAGCATTTTGGCAAAACATATTAAGGCTTTAGGGCTTGATCTTACTATATATACAGGCTTTACTTATGAAAAGTTACTTCAAGATCAAGCTATGAAAGAATTACTTATCTTAGCTGATGTTTTAATCGATGGGAAGTTTATTTTAGAGCAAAAAGATTTATCTTTAAAATTTAAAGGCAGTAAAAACCAACGCATTATCGATGTGGCAAAGAGTTTAGTGCAAGGTGAAATAGTGCTTTTTGAAAAATAA
- the rpsJ gene encoding 30S ribosomal protein S10, with product MERIRLKLKAYDHRVLDRTVAAIVEAVKRTGADIRGPVPMPTKIKRYTVLKSPHINKDSREQFEMRIHARMLDIVAATPDTVDSLTKLDLAPEVNVEVRAMGK from the coding sequence ATGGAAAGAATCAGGCTTAAGCTAAAAGCTTATGACCACAGAGTTCTAGATCGCACAGTTGCAGCAATAGTAGAAGCTGTTAAAAGAACAGGTGCTGACATAAGAGGTCCAGTGCCAATGCCTACAAAAATCAAAAGATACACAGTTTTGAAATCTCCACACATCAATAAAGATTCGCGTGAGCAATTTGAAATGAGAATTCATGCGCGTATGCTTGATATTGTAGCAGCTACTCCAGATACGGTAGATTCACTCACAAAGCTTGACTTGGCTCCAGAGGTCAATGTTGAAGTAAGAGCTATGGGTAAATAA
- the purM gene encoding phosphoribosylformylglycinamidine cyclo-ligase, whose protein sequence is MNISYEDAGVSIDNGNAFVEAIKPLVKETFNENVLGGIGSFSGAFAMPSGFKNPVMLAATDGVGTKLRLAIDSQKYDTIGEDLVAMCVNDLICNFATPLFFLDYYASAKLEIEVAKKVVAGIANGCKKANCALIGGETAEMPGMYHSNDFDLAGFSVGMAEKDEIDRRNFVKNGDILLALPSSGLHSNGYSLARKVLFEAQKLKFDDKIDGKNLIDILLEPTRIYVKDFLKLKPFINALAHITGGGLVENLPRVFPKGIGAVIRKHHLKTPEIFYQIGQSVEESQMYRSFNMGVGLVIVVDPSNVGKVLENSDAFVIGEVVLNEGVVLE, encoded by the coding sequence ATGAATATAAGCTATGAAGATGCAGGCGTAAGTATAGATAATGGCAATGCTTTTGTAGAAGCAATCAAACCTTTAGTAAAAGAAACTTTTAATGAAAATGTTTTAGGTGGCATAGGTTCATTTTCTGGTGCTTTTGCTATGCCAAGTGGTTTTAAAAATCCTGTTATGCTAGCAGCAACTGATGGTGTGGGAACAAAGTTGCGTCTTGCTATAGATTCTCAAAAATACGACACTATAGGCGAGGATTTAGTGGCAATGTGTGTGAATGATTTAATTTGCAATTTTGCTACACCTTTGTTTTTTTTGGATTATTATGCGAGTGCAAAATTAGAAATTGAAGTAGCTAAAAAAGTCGTAGCAGGAATTGCAAATGGTTGTAAAAAAGCAAATTGTGCCTTAATAGGCGGAGAGACTGCTGAAATGCCTGGCATGTATCATAGCAATGATTTTGATTTAGCAGGCTTTTCGGTGGGTATGGCTGAAAAAGATGAAATAGATAGAAGAAATTTTGTAAAAAATGGGGATATTTTACTAGCCTTGCCTAGTAGCGGGCTTCATTCAAATGGCTATTCTTTAGCTAGAAAAGTATTATTTGAAGCACAAAAACTTAAATTTGATGATAAGATAGATGGTAAAAATTTAATCGATATTTTGCTTGAGCCTACAAGGATTTATGTAAAAGACTTTTTAAAATTAAAACCTTTCATCAATGCTCTAGCTCACATTACTGGCGGGGGTTTGGTAGAAAATTTACCAAGAGTTTTTCCAAAAGGCATTGGAGCTGTGATTAGAAAACATCATTTAAAAACCCCTGAAATTTTTTATCAAATAGGCCAAAGTGTAGAAGAATCTCAAATGTATAGAAGTTTTAATATGGGTGTTGGTTTAGTTATAGTGGTAGATCCATCTAATGTAGGCAAGGTTTTAGAAAACTCAGATGCCTTTGTAATAGGCGAAGTGGTATTAAATGAAGGGGTGGTTTTAGAGTAA
- the rplD gene encoding 50S ribosomal protein L4: protein MSKVTVLNDKFEKASELDLPAKYAEVNPHNLYLYVKSYLASLRANTAHTKGRSDVSGGGKKPWRQKGRGGARAGSTRTNVWVGGAVAFGPTNNRNYFQKVNKKQKRLALERALADKAQNNALFSVDSLSIESGKTKDANAVIKKLGLKDALIVKDLLDEKTLLAFRNLANCYVVDISEVNAYLVSVFNAVIIEKAALESIVKEG from the coding sequence ATGAGTAAAGTAACTGTTTTAAATGATAAATTTGAAAAAGCTAGTGAACTCGATCTTCCAGCAAAGTATGCAGAAGTTAATCCTCACAACCTTTATTTATATGTAAAATCTTACCTTGCTAGTTTAAGAGCAAATACAGCTCATACTAAAGGAAGAAGTGATGTAAGCGGTGGTGGTAAAAAACCATGGAGACAAAAAGGTCGTGGTGGTGCAAGAGCAGGTTCAACAAGAACGAATGTTTGGGTTGGAGGTGCTGTGGCATTTGGTCCTACAAACAATCGTAATTATTTTCAAAAAGTTAATAAAAAACAAAAACGCTTAGCGCTTGAAAGAGCATTGGCTGATAAAGCACAAAACAATGCATTATTCTCAGTAGATAGTTTAAGCATTGAAAGCGGTAAAACTAAAGATGCAAATGCAGTTATTAAAAAGCTTGGTTTAAAAGATGCTTTAATCGTAAAAGATTTACTAGATGAAAAAACACTTCTTGCTTTTAGAAATTTAGCAAATTGCTATGTAGTTGATATTAGCGAAGTAAATGCTTATTTAGTATCTGTATTTAATGCTGTTATTATTGAAAAAGCAGCGCTTGAATCTATCGTAAAAGAGGGTTAA
- the rplB gene encoding 50S ribosomal protein L2 produces the protein MAIKTYKPYTPSRRYITGISSEDITAKASVRSLLIKLPAHAGRNNNGRITSRHKQAGAKKLYRIIDFKRRKFGIEGKVEAIEYDPYRNCRIALISYKDGEKRYILQPRGLNVGDVVCAAESGLDIKPGNAMKLRNIPVGTIVHNIELKPGKGGQMIRSAGAYAQLMGKEEKYVILRLASGEMRQVLAECMASIGEVGNEEWSNVTIGKAGRNRHRGIRPQTRGSAMNPVDHPHGGGEGKKNSGRHPVTPWGKPTKGAKTRRKKASDKLIISRRKGK, from the coding sequence ATGGCAATTAAAACTTATAAACCATATACTCCAAGTAGAAGATACATAACAGGCATAAGTTCAGAAGATATTACAGCAAAAGCTAGTGTTCGCTCTTTGCTTATAAAACTTCCAGCACATGCAGGCCGTAATAACAATGGTAGAATAACAAGTCGTCATAAACAAGCAGGTGCTAAAAAGCTTTATAGAATTATTGATTTTAAAAGAAGAAAATTTGGAATCGAAGGTAAAGTTGAAGCAATTGAGTATGATCCATATAGAAATTGCCGTATAGCATTGATTTCTTATAAAGATGGTGAAAAAAGATACATCTTACAGCCTAGAGGTTTAAATGTTGGTGATGTAGTTTGTGCTGCTGAAAGTGGACTTGATATTAAGCCAGGTAATGCAATGAAATTAAGAAACATCCCAGTGGGTACTATTGTGCATAATATAGAATTAAAACCAGGAAAAGGTGGTCAAATGATTCGCTCAGCAGGAGCTTATGCGCAACTTATGGGTAAAGAAGAAAAATATGTTATCTTAAGACTTGCAAGCGGTGAAATGAGACAAGTTTTAGCTGAATGTATGGCAAGTATAGGCGAAGTTGGTAATGAAGAATGGTCAAATGTGACTATCGGTAAAGCAGGAAGAAATCGCCATAGAGGTATTCGTCCTCAAACAAGAGGTTCGGCTATGAACCCAGTTGATCACCCACATGGTGGTGGTGAAGGTAAGAAAAATTCAGGCCGTCATCCAGTTACTCCATGGGGTAAACCAACTAAAGGTGCCAAAACTCGTCGTAAAAAAGCTAGCGATAAGCTAATAATCTCAAGAAGAAAAGGAAAGTAA
- a CDS encoding 50S ribosomal protein L23: MADITDIKTILYTEKSLSLQEQGVVVIQTSPRMTKNGLKEVLREYFGVTPVRINSLKMDGKVKRFRGREGQRNSFKKFYVKLPEGVSLESSEA, translated from the coding sequence ATGGCAGATATTACTGATATAAAAACAATACTTTACACTGAAAAAAGCTTAAGCCTTCAAGAGCAAGGTGTTGTAGTGATTCAAACTTCTCCAAGAATGACAAAAAATGGCTTGAAAGAGGTTTTAAGAGAGTATTTTGGTGTAACTCCAGTAAGAATTAATTCTTTAAAAATGGATGGAAAAGTAAAGCGTTTTAGAGGTCGTGAAGGTCAAAGAAATAGCTTTAAAAAATTCTATGTGAAGCTACCAGAAGGTGTAAGCTTAGAAAGTTCGGAGGCATAA
- the sodB gene encoding superoxide dismutase [Fe] — translation MFELRKLPYDVDAFGDFLSAETFAFHHGKHHQTYVNNLNNLIKDTEFAGKDLVYIIQNSNGGVFNNAAQVYNHDFYFDCIKPKTCCGCGCSLSDEFKAAVEKDFGSMENLKEEFIKGATGVFGSGWFWLVYNTQNQKLELIGTSNAATPITEGKIPLLVVDVWEHAYYVDHRNARPAYLEKFYAHINWEFVAKAYEWAIKEGMNSVSFYANELHPLN, via the coding sequence ATGTTTGAATTAAGAAAACTACCTTATGATGTAGATGCTTTTGGAGACTTTTTAAGTGCAGAAACTTTTGCATTTCACCATGGCAAACACCACCAAACTTATGTAAATAACCTAAACAATCTTATAAAAGATACTGAATTTGCAGGAAAAGATTTAGTTTATATCATACAAAATTCAAATGGTGGAGTTTTTAACAACGCTGCTCAAGTGTATAATCATGATTTTTATTTTGATTGCATTAAACCAAAAACATGCTGTGGCTGTGGCTGTTCTTTAAGTGATGAGTTTAAAGCAGCGGTTGAAAAAGACTTTGGCTCTATGGAAAATTTAAAAGAAGAATTTATAAAAGGTGCTACAGGGGTATTTGGCTCTGGTTGGTTTTGGTTAGTTTATAACACTCAAAATCAAAAATTAGAACTAATTGGCACAAGCAATGCTGCTACACCTATCACTGAAGGTAAAATTCCACTTTTAGTTGTAGATGTATGGGAACATGCTTACTATGTAGATCATCGCAATGCACGCCCTGCGTATTTAGAAAAATTCTACGCGCACATTAACTGGGAATTTGTAGCAAAAGCTTATGAATGGGCTATCAAAGAAGGTATGAATTCAGTAAGTTTTTACGCAAACGAACTTCACCCGCTAAACTAA
- a CDS encoding anaerobic ribonucleoside triphosphate reductase: MRIKFIIKRDKSQVAFDIFKIKNAIFKANLNSTDKKLENENLDKLCDEVVALLNENHAQVEQIQDKVEEVLIKNALVNTAKSYILYRQKRTQIRNSSYDLLNLYDDLTFKDAKDADLKRENANINSDSAMGMMLKYGSEGAKYYVDECILPKHIANAHKNGDIHIHDKDFYMLTQTCCQIDLLKLFEKGFSTGHGSLREPNDIRSYASLACIALQANQNEMHGGQSIPNFDFAMAKGVAKTFQKEYKKAIKAFFEIKLEQNLDERCFNNAKFQAFSEKECFKELLKLGLNDDEKFLEKANAYAYKRALEQTQNATFQAMEALVHNLNTMNSRAGAQVPFSTLNYGTDTSFEGQMVIENLLKATIKGLGNGETPIFPVQIFKVKEGVNYNEKDPNYKLFKLAIECASKRLFPNFSFLDASFNAKYYKKGDYNSEVAYMGCRTRVMANVYDESKEITSGRGNLSFTSINLVRLAIEAKGNLELFYSLLKEKLELVYEQLLHRYKIQCLKKIKNFPFLMGEGIWIDSDTLKADDNVEKIIAHGTLAIGYIGLCESLIALIGAHHGQSQEARDLGLQIMRFMREFVDEKARKDKLNFSLIATPAEGLSGRFLKLDQKKYGILKGITDKDFYTNSFHIPVDFPISIYEKIQIEAPYHELNNGGHITYVELNGDVSKNLESFERIIKCMKESNIGYGSINFPLDRDPVCGYSGVIDEFCPKCHRKEDGIKFERIRRITGYLVGTLDRFNDAKKAEVHARIKHDFS, encoded by the coding sequence ATGAGGATAAAATTTATTATAAAAAGGGATAAAAGCCAAGTTGCATTTGATATTTTTAAAATCAAAAATGCTATTTTTAAAGCTAATCTTAATTCTACAGATAAAAAATTAGAAAATGAAAATTTAGACAAGCTTTGTGATGAGGTTGTGGCTTTGCTTAATGAAAATCATGCGCAAGTTGAACAAATTCAAGATAAAGTCGAAGAAGTTTTGATTAAAAATGCCTTAGTAAATACTGCAAAATCTTATATTTTATACCGCCAAAAAAGAACACAAATTCGCAATAGTAGTTATGATTTGCTGAATTTATATGATGATTTAACTTTTAAAGATGCTAAAGATGCGGATTTAAAAAGAGAAAACGCAAATATAAATTCAGATAGTGCTATGGGTATGATGTTAAAATATGGCTCAGAAGGTGCAAAATACTATGTAGATGAGTGCATTTTACCAAAACACATAGCAAATGCACACAAAAACGGCGATATACATATACATGATAAAGATTTTTATATGCTAACACAAACTTGTTGTCAGATTGATTTGCTAAAGCTTTTTGAAAAGGGTTTTAGCACAGGACATGGAAGCTTGCGTGAGCCAAATGATATAAGATCTTATGCTTCTTTAGCTTGCATTGCTTTGCAGGCTAATCAAAATGAAATGCATGGAGGCCAGTCTATACCCAATTTTGATTTTGCTATGGCAAAAGGTGTGGCAAAGACTTTTCAAAAAGAGTATAAAAAGGCTATAAAGGCTTTTTTTGAGATAAAACTAGAACAAAACTTAGATGAGCGTTGCTTTAATAACGCAAAATTTCAAGCTTTTAGTGAAAAAGAGTGCTTTAAAGAACTTTTAAAACTTGGCTTAAATGATGATGAAAAATTCTTAGAAAAAGCCAATGCTTATGCTTATAAAAGAGCATTAGAACAAACGCAAAATGCTACTTTTCAAGCTATGGAAGCTTTGGTGCATAATCTTAATACCATGAACTCAAGAGCAGGTGCCCAAGTGCCTTTTAGCACGCTAAATTATGGCACTGATACTTCTTTTGAAGGCCAAATGGTGATAGAAAATTTATTAAAAGCTACGATAAAAGGCTTAGGAAATGGTGAAACACCGATTTTTCCTGTGCAAATTTTTAAAGTAAAAGAAGGTGTTAATTATAATGAAAAAGATCCAAACTACAAGCTTTTTAAACTTGCTATAGAGTGTGCTTCTAAAAGGCTTTTTCCAAATTTTAGCTTTTTAGATGCAAGTTTTAACGCAAAATACTATAAAAAAGGTGATTATAATAGCGAAGTAGCCTATATGGGTTGTAGAACTAGGGTTATGGCAAATGTTTATGATGAGAGCAAAGAAATCACAAGTGGCAGAGGGAATTTAAGTTTTACTAGTATAAACCTTGTGCGTTTGGCTATAGAAGCTAAAGGAAATTTAGAACTTTTTTACTCACTTTTAAAAGAAAAATTAGAGCTTGTGTATGAACAATTGCTTCATAGATATAAAATTCAATGCTTAAAAAAGATAAAAAATTTTCCATTTTTAATGGGTGAGGGAATTTGGATAGATTCAGATACTTTAAAAGCTGATGATAATGTAGAAAAAATCATAGCACATGGAACTTTAGCTATAGGTTATATAGGCCTTTGTGAGAGTTTAATAGCTTTAATTGGAGCTCATCATGGGCAAAGTCAAGAAGCAAGGGATTTAGGCTTACAAATCATGCGTTTTATGCGTGAATTTGTCGATGAAAAAGCGCGTAAAGATAAACTGAATTTTTCGCTCATAGCCACCCCAGCTGAAGGCTTAAGTGGAAGATTTTTAAAGCTAGATCAAAAAAAATACGGCATTTTAAAAGGCATAACTGATAAAGATTTTTATACTAATTCTTTTCATATTCCTGTGGATTTTCCTATTAGTATATATGAAAAAATTCAAATAGAAGCTCCATATCATGAGCTAAACAATGGTGGGCATATTACTTATGTAGAATTAAATGGCGATGTGAGTAAAAATTTAGAAAGTTTTGAACGCATTATAAAATGCATGAAAGAAAGCAATATAGGCTATGGTTCGATTAATTTTCCACTAGATAGAGATCCAGTGTGTGGTTATAGTGGCGTGATAGATGAGTTTTGCCCAAAATGCCACAGAAAAGAAGATGGCATTAAATTCGAACGCATAAGAAGAATCACGGGTTATTTAGTAGGAACGCTTGATCGTTTTAATGATGCTAAAAAAGCAGAAGTTCATGCAAGAATTAAACACGATTTTTCTTAG
- the coaE gene encoding dephospho-CoA kinase (Dephospho-CoA kinase (CoaE) performs the final step in coenzyme A biosynthesis.), producing MQNAYFVTSSIAGGKSSFIKIVQNLGFDTLNADKIAHELLDKNANFIAKLFDDDNLILNKKIDRKKLGAIVFNDLKAKKKLENFLHPKIKEEILKKAQILEKKNKAFFIELPLFFENNHYQNLGKSILIYTPKELLLQRLMQRDNLDENEALKRINLQMPIEQKLNLADFVVHNLSTYEEFEKNVLNFLKHILKVIK from the coding sequence ATGCAAAATGCTTATTTTGTTACTTCAAGCATAGCAGGGGGTAAATCAAGTTTTATAAAAATAGTCCAAAATTTGGGTTTTGATACTTTAAATGCGGATAAAATAGCCCATGAGCTTTTAGATAAAAATGCAAATTTCATAGCAAAACTTTTTGATGATGATAATTTAATTTTAAATAAAAAAATAGACAGAAAAAAACTCGGTGCTATTGTGTTTAATGATTTAAAAGCCAAAAAAAAGCTAGAAAATTTCTTACATCCTAAAATCAAAGAAGAAATTTTAAAAAAAGCACAAATTTTAGAAAAGAAAAACAAAGCTTTTTTTATAGAACTGCCTTTATTTTTTGAAAATAATCATTATCAAAATTTAGGAAAGAGCATTTTAATTTATACTCCAAAAGAACTTTTGCTTCAAAGATTAATGCAAAGAGATAATTTAGATGAAAATGAGGCTTTAAAAAGGATAAATTTGCAAATGCCTATAGAGCAAAAGCTAAATTTAGCCGATTTTGTGGTGCATAATTTAAGCACTTATGAAGAATTTGAAAAAAATGTGCTAAATTTTTTAAAACATATTTTAAAGGTTATAAAATGA
- a CDS encoding glucosaminidase domain-containing protein, with protein sequence MKLIIILLTSFLFLKAEFVRGFDDSYYTLNAKDRREVFIGKINTLLDVSFENINKEKEFIEYFFQNAIKNNFRNINSNTMQRLWQLKEKYRVKNLYDYNAYLMRIQKVPKSLAIAQAIIESATGTSRFAKEANNLFGEWTWGEKGLIPKERSAGKTHKIRIFDTLQESVDSYLLNLNRHNAYEEFRAWRWNALKQNEKLNGKEAANHLEKYSEIKSNYTKLIISIINQHGLDKFD encoded by the coding sequence TTGAAGCTGATTATAATTTTACTAACTAGTTTTTTATTTTTAAAAGCTGAATTTGTTCGTGGTTTTGATGATAGTTATTATACACTAAATGCCAAAGATAGACGAGAAGTTTTTATAGGAAAAATCAATACTTTATTGGATGTTTCTTTTGAAAATATCAATAAAGAAAAAGAATTTATAGAGTATTTTTTTCAAAATGCTATAAAAAATAATTTTAGAAATATAAATTCTAATACCATGCAAAGATTATGGCAGTTGAAAGAAAAATATCGTGTTAAAAATTTATATGATTATAATGCGTATTTAATGCGTATACAAAAAGTTCCAAAATCTTTAGCCATAGCCCAAGCTATAATAGAAAGTGCTACTGGCACTAGTCGTTTTGCAAAAGAGGCAAATAATTTATTTGGAGAATGGACTTGGGGAGAAAAAGGCTTAATCCCCAAGGAAAGAAGTGCTGGAAAGACTCATAAAATACGCATTTTTGATACTTTGCAAGAAAGCGTTGATTCTTATTTATTAAATTTAAATCGTCATAATGCATATGAAGAATTTAGAGCATGGCGGTGGAATGCTTTAAAACAAAATGAAAAATTAAATGGTAAAGAGGCAGCAAATCATTTAGAAAAATATTCTGAGATTAAAAGCAATTATACTAAGCTTATAATCTCTATTATAAACCAACATGGGCTTGATAAATTTGATTAA
- the rplC gene encoding 50S ribosomal protein L3: MEYIVEKIGMSRTISTPSIPVTLLKLVQTKVCEVENGKALVAYAKGKANNKCIAGQQKKYNLSAEYNRFASLEVANTEAGDIDLNPLKEASILKVSFNSKGRGYSGVVKRHGFAGGPASHGSRFHRRHGSIGNREWPGRVQPGMKMAGHYGNVKVTVKNEVVSFDEENGILVVKGAVPGFNGAMGKIRIAK; encoded by the coding sequence ATGGAATATATTGTAGAAAAAATTGGTATGAGTAGAACAATTAGCACACCAAGCATTCCTGTAACCTTACTTAAACTTGTTCAAACTAAAGTATGTGAAGTAGAAAACGGAAAAGCTTTGGTTGCTTATGCAAAAGGTAAAGCAAATAATAAATGTATAGCAGGTCAGCAAAAAAAATATAATCTTTCAGCTGAATATAATAGATTTGCCTCTTTAGAAGTGGCAAACACAGAAGCAGGTGATATTGATCTTAATCCTTTAAAAGAAGCTTCTATTTTAAAAGTGAGCTTTAATTCTAAAGGTAGAGGTTATAGTGGGGTTGTTAAAAGACATGGATTTGCCGGAGGTCCTGCAAGTCATGGTTCAAGATTCCACAGACGCCACGGATCAATTGGTAACCGTGAATGGCCAGGTCGTGTTCAACCAGGTATGAAAATGGCAGGTCATTATGGTAATGTAAAAGTTACTGTTAAAAATGAAGTAGTTTCATTTGATGAAGAAAACGGCATCTTAGTAGTAAAAGGTGCAGTACCAGGATTTAATGGTGCTATGGGTAAAATAAGGATTGCAAAATGA
- a CDS encoding ATP-binding protein, which yields MKILQFFYDNYPKFYLPYERKIQIQSQKNIIIKGGFACGKKNLILNFLSLYKTENILFIDCFDLKFEEDIFKHLNSFLTYNPQIKFLALCNFNHNFDFNSLKHLNLQIILSTFNANLHIDYFEELYLDYLDFEEFLSLNKKHIETKTMVSYFLHTGPNIMLNQNISSTYLKSFYNPLELTILKQIASQIGTEFSINDLLKTLKNKIKISKDTLYKSIKTLEENFTLFFVKNYEKNLKKIYFYDFSLKNSLNIQKDFHALFENLVLNELFKFKKDLFYTKNFDFFMPEIKSAFICSPFKDKDLILLKIKKILSKNQLPLSSIYIITLSQREKIFINGIKILILPFDEWALGN from the coding sequence ATGAAAATACTACAATTTTTTTATGATAATTATCCCAAATTTTACTTACCCTATGAAAGAAAAATTCAAATTCAAAGTCAAAAAAATATCATTATAAAAGGCGGTTTTGCATGTGGTAAAAAAAATTTAATTCTAAATTTTTTGTCTTTATATAAAACAGAAAATATTCTTTTTATTGATTGTTTTGATTTAAAATTTGAAGAAGATATTTTTAAACATTTAAATTCTTTTTTAACTTATAATCCCCAAATTAAATTTTTAGCACTTTGTAATTTTAATCATAATTTTGATTTTAATAGCTTAAAACATTTAAATTTGCAAATCATATTAAGCACTTTTAATGCAAATTTACACATAGATTATTTTGAAGAATTATATCTTGATTATTTAGATTTTGAAGAGTTTTTAAGTTTAAACAAAAAACACATTGAAACAAAAACAATGGTAAGTTATTTTTTACACACAGGCCCAAATATAATGTTAAATCAAAACATAAGCTCTACATATTTAAAAAGCTTTTACAATCCACTAGAATTAACTATATTAAAACAAATTGCATCACAAATTGGCACAGAATTTAGCATTAATGATTTACTAAAAACATTAAAAAATAAAATCAAAATTTCTAAAGATACTTTATATAAAAGCATAAAAACACTAGAGGAAAACTTTACTTTATTCTTTGTTAAAAATTACGAGAAAAACCTAAAAAAAATTTATTTTTATGATTTTTCACTAAAAAATTCTTTAAATATACAAAAAGATTTTCATGCTTTGTTTGAAAATTTAGTTTTAAATGAATTATTTAAATTTAAAAAAGATCTTTTTTATACAAAAAATTTTGATTTTTTTATGCCTGAAATAAAAAGTGCTTTTATATGCTCTCCATTTAAAGATAAGGATTTGATTCTTCTAAAAATAAAAAAAATTCTTAGTAAAAATCAGCTACCACTTTCTTCAATATACATCATAACTCTTTCTCAAAGAGAGAAAATTTTTATCAATGGTATAAAAATCCTTATATTGCCGTTTGATGAGTGGGCTTTGGGAAATTAA
- the dapF gene encoding diaminopimelate epimerase, with protein sequence MKFYKYCASGNDFVVFADNDKQYRSELAKKICNRYEGIGADGMIVILPHERYDFEWEFYNCDGSRANMCGNGARAAAHFAHHVLKKSQYLNFITKAGLIKSYVDNNVVEVRLSGVKDVKDAFEYKDRIWQMCNTGVPHLVTFSKSLSEFDLNLCKELRDKYNANVNFAKIEGNDYIRVRTFERGVEAETLACGTGMGACFYLAHLNNKVSNNVKIRPKSNEDLYLRLEDDQIYLKGKVRCCFEADYNFTN encoded by the coding sequence ATGAAATTTTATAAATATTGTGCTAGCGGGAATGATTTTGTGGTGTTTGCAGACAATGATAAACAATATCGTAGTGAATTGGCTAAAAAAATATGCAATCGCTATGAAGGTATAGGTGCTGATGGTATGATAGTGATTTTGCCTCATGAAAGATATGATTTTGAATGGGAATTTTATAATTGTGATGGCAGTAGAGCTAATATGTGTGGTAATGGAGCTAGAGCAGCAGCGCATTTTGCACACCATGTTTTAAAAAAATCACAATATTTAAATTTTATAACCAAAGCAGGATTGATTAAATCTTATGTTGATAATAATGTTGTAGAAGTTAGATTAAGTGGTGTTAAAGATGTAAAAGATGCTTTTGAATATAAAGACAGAATTTGGCAAATGTGTAATACAGGAGTTCCACATCTAGTAACATTTTCAAAAAGTTTAAGTGAATTTGATTTAAATTTATGCAAAGAACTCCGTGATAAATATAATGCAAATGTTAATTTTGCAAAAATTGAAGGTAATGATTATATTAGAGTAAGAACATTTGAGCGTGGTGTGGAAGCAGAGACTTTAGCATGTGGAACAGGTATGGGAGCTTGTTTTTATTTAGCTCATTTAAACAATAAGGTTAGTAATAATGTTAAAATAAGACCAAAAAGCAATGAGGATTTGTATTTAAGATTAGAAGATGATCAGATATATTTAAAAGGAAAGGTAAGATGTTGTTTTGAAGCTGATTATAATTTTACTAACTAG